In the genome of Microbacterium endophyticum, one region contains:
- a CDS encoding DNA gyrase/topoisomerase IV subunit B yields the protein MTPEYSAHHLQVLEGLEAVRKRPGMYIGSTDSRGLMHCLWEIIDNSVDEALGGYGEKIEIVLHSDGSVEVRDRARGIPVDIEPRTGLSGVEVVFTKLHAGGKFGGGSYAASGGLHGVGASVVNALSERLDVEVDRGGKTWAMSFHRGEPGNFAGDTPDSAFTPFEFGSELRIAGKAPRGVTGTRIRYWADSQIFTKDAAFNLAELEQRARQTAFLVPGLEIAIRDERGEEPIDTSYRFDGGISEFAEFLAPDAPITDIWRLTGSGTFTETVPVLQPTGAMVPTDLERTCEVDLAVRWGIGYETSMRSFVNIIATPKGGTHQQGFEQGLMKFLRSQVDQNARRLKVGNDKLEKDDILAGLTAVLTVRVPEPQFEGQTKEILGTPAVRQIVSQVVTAALKERFTSTKRDDKAQTSQLLEKIVSEMKARISARTHKETQRRKNALESSTLPAKLVDCRSSDVADSELFIVEGDSALGTAKLGRNSEYQALLPIRGKILNVQKASISDMLSNAECASIIQVVGAGSGRSFDLSAARYGKIILMSDADVDGAHIRTLLLTLFFRYMRPLIEDGRVYAAVPPLHRVIVQHPGTKPNEMIYTYSEKELHDLMKKLRSSGKKWQEPVQRYKGLGEMDAEQLATTTMDRQGRLLRRVRVQDAEAAATVFELLMGNEVAPRRDFIVTSSDQLGRERIDA from the coding sequence GTGACCCCAGAGTATTCCGCCCACCATCTGCAGGTTCTCGAAGGACTTGAAGCTGTACGCAAGCGCCCGGGTATGTACATCGGGTCGACCGACTCTCGCGGGCTCATGCACTGCCTGTGGGAGATCATCGATAACTCGGTAGACGAGGCGCTCGGAGGATACGGCGAGAAGATCGAAATCGTCCTCCATTCCGACGGGAGCGTCGAGGTTCGGGACCGCGCCCGCGGCATTCCGGTCGATATCGAGCCGCGCACGGGCTTGAGTGGCGTCGAGGTCGTCTTCACGAAGCTTCACGCGGGCGGCAAGTTCGGGGGCGGCTCCTACGCCGCATCCGGAGGCTTGCATGGTGTCGGTGCATCCGTGGTCAACGCACTTTCCGAGCGCCTCGATGTAGAGGTCGATCGGGGCGGTAAGACCTGGGCAATGTCCTTCCACCGTGGTGAACCCGGCAATTTCGCCGGAGACACCCCTGACTCCGCATTCACACCGTTCGAGTTCGGAAGCGAACTGCGGATCGCGGGCAAGGCTCCGCGCGGCGTTACCGGCACGCGGATTCGGTATTGGGCCGATAGTCAGATCTTCACCAAGGATGCCGCTTTCAACCTTGCCGAGTTGGAGCAGAGGGCACGTCAGACAGCGTTTCTCGTTCCGGGCCTTGAGATCGCCATTCGCGATGAGCGCGGCGAAGAGCCCATTGACACGAGTTATCGCTTCGACGGGGGTATCTCGGAATTCGCCGAATTTCTTGCCCCCGATGCTCCGATAACCGACATTTGGCGTCTGACCGGATCGGGAACGTTCACCGAGACAGTGCCGGTCCTGCAGCCCACTGGCGCAATGGTTCCCACGGACCTCGAGCGTACGTGCGAGGTGGATCTCGCGGTCCGCTGGGGGATCGGCTATGAGACGAGCATGCGCTCATTCGTCAACATCATTGCAACGCCCAAGGGCGGTACCCATCAACAGGGCTTCGAGCAGGGCTTGATGAAGTTCCTGCGTTCGCAGGTAGACCAAAACGCGCGTCGTCTCAAAGTCGGCAACGACAAACTTGAGAAGGATGACATCCTCGCTGGACTCACAGCGGTCTTAACAGTCCGGGTTCCTGAACCGCAGTTCGAGGGGCAGACCAAAGAAATTCTTGGAACCCCTGCTGTGCGCCAGATCGTGTCACAGGTCGTGACTGCCGCTTTGAAGGAGCGTTTCACATCAACGAAGCGTGATGACAAAGCGCAAACGTCTCAGCTGCTCGAAAAAATAGTCTCCGAGATGAAAGCACGGATCTCGGCACGCACCCACAAAGAAACCCAGCGCCGGAAGAACGCTCTGGAGTCTTCTACGCTGCCCGCCAAGCTCGTTGATTGCCGTTCTAGCGACGTCGCCGACTCAGAGCTTTTCATCGTGGAGGGCGACTCCGCTCTCGGCACTGCAAAGCTTGGACGCAACAGCGAGTACCAGGCGCTCCTGCCAATCAGGGGCAAGATCCTGAACGTGCAAAAGGCCTCGATCAGTGACATGCTCTCGAACGCTGAATGCGCCTCGATCATTCAGGTCGTGGGGGCAGGATCCGGTCGCAGTTTCGATCTGAGCGCGGCGCGCTACGGCAAAATCATTCTGATGAGCGATGCTGACGTTGACGGAGCGCACATCCGCACGCTCCTTCTCACGCTGTTTTTCCGCTACATGCGTCCACTGATCGAAGACGGTCGCGTGTATGCCGCAGTTCCTCCGCTGCATCGAGTGATTGTGCAGCACCCGGGCACTAAGCCGAACGAGATGATCTACACCTACAGCGAGAAGGAGCTTCATGACCTCATGAAGAAGCTTCGCTCGTCGGGCAAGAAGTGGCAAGAGCCGGTGCAGCGCTACAAGGGCCTCGGCGAGATGGATGCGGAACAGTTGGCGACCACCACGATGGACCGCCAGGGGCGACTGCTGCGCCGCGTGCGGGTGCAGGATGCCGAAGCTGCGGCGACGGTATTCGAACTGCTCATGGGCAATGAAGTCGCGCCTCGACGCGATTTCATCGTCACCTCCAGCGACCAGCTTGGCCGGGAACGCATCGACGCGTAG
- the dut gene encoding dUTP diphosphatase — MSESVDVPIIAPQVPQYAHPGDAGADLVSVETVLLKPGHRALVGTGVSIALPDGFVAFVVPRSGLAAKHGVTVVNAPGTVDAGYRGEIKVALLNTDPTEPYQVTAGDRIAQLIVMAIPRVQFLPVTTLPESTRGTGGFGSTGYQTGSTK, encoded by the coding sequence GTGAGTGAATCGGTGGACGTTCCCATTATCGCGCCGCAAGTGCCCCAGTACGCGCACCCGGGCGATGCTGGGGCAGATCTTGTCTCAGTTGAAACCGTGCTGCTGAAGCCCGGACATCGTGCGCTAGTCGGAACCGGAGTGAGCATCGCCCTTCCTGATGGCTTCGTAGCATTCGTCGTCCCTCGGAGCGGGCTAGCTGCAAAACATGGCGTAACGGTGGTGAATGCCCCCGGCACGGTAGATGCTGGATATCGCGGCGAGATTAAGGTCGCACTCCTAAACACCGACCCGACCGAGCCGTATCAAGTCACGGCGGGGGATCGCATCGCGCAACTCATAGTGATGGCGATACCTCGAGTGCAGTTTCTTCCCGTGACGACTCTTCCGGAGAGCACGAGAGGCACCGGCGGTTTTGGATCGACGGGTTACCAGACAGGGAGCACGAAATGA
- the sepH gene encoding septation protein SepH gives MEQLRVIGNEDGKLILATESGERFSVPVDEVLRAEVRRSQRDRDPSSRAVRPSPRDIQAQIRSGLSTAEVAAVLGIELEDVVRYERPVLAEREFIVGQALSVPVLLGGDFDHDGPSTFGTAVRAKLAEAGATAERWSSWKDETGWIVKLEFAAAEVERDARWSFDPRRSTLAPLNTDATQLSRQGAMPEGLIPRLRALDVPGLKDESRFDSGAFGPRRTVEEADESTSPTGPVSQAHSAAQDAAIKRAPDAPSASSETADLLEALRRRRGQREPAPEPSNDELSPAPVALFDALEPGYEIDDQSEAPRSPDASAQGRPSVDSSRRKGRSSMPSWDEIVFGARTDE, from the coding sequence ATGGAACAGCTCAGAGTCATCGGGAACGAAGACGGCAAACTTATTTTGGCCACCGAGTCCGGTGAACGTTTTTCAGTTCCCGTCGACGAGGTACTGCGAGCTGAGGTTCGTCGATCCCAACGTGACCGCGATCCGTCGTCTCGCGCGGTTCGTCCAAGCCCTCGCGACATTCAGGCACAGATACGTTCTGGGCTTTCTACTGCCGAAGTTGCTGCAGTACTCGGCATCGAACTTGAGGATGTCGTCCGCTACGAGCGTCCAGTCCTGGCTGAGCGAGAGTTCATCGTGGGCCAGGCGCTATCGGTTCCGGTGCTGCTTGGCGGTGATTTCGACCACGACGGTCCTTCGACTTTTGGAACCGCTGTCCGAGCGAAGCTCGCAGAGGCAGGCGCTACCGCTGAACGTTGGAGTAGCTGGAAAGATGAAACGGGCTGGATAGTCAAGCTGGAGTTCGCCGCGGCTGAGGTGGAGCGCGACGCTCGATGGAGTTTCGACCCGCGCAGAAGCACTCTCGCTCCGCTCAATACGGACGCCACGCAGCTCTCGCGTCAAGGAGCGATGCCAGAGGGCTTGATCCCTCGGCTTCGCGCGCTGGATGTGCCAGGGCTGAAAGATGAGTCGAGATTCGACAGCGGAGCATTCGGTCCCCGACGTACTGTTGAAGAAGCCGATGAATCGACCTCGCCAACGGGCCCGGTTTCTCAAGCGCATTCGGCCGCCCAGGACGCGGCCATTAAGCGAGCACCAGATGCTCCTAGCGCGTCGAGCGAAACAGCAGATCTCTTGGAAGCCCTTCGCAGGCGTCGTGGCCAGCGCGAGCCCGCGCCTGAACCGAGCAACGACGAACTGTCGCCGGCGCCAGTAGCACTGTTCGATGCCCTTGAACCGGGTTACGAGATCGATGATCAGTCGGAGGCACCCCGCTCCCCTGACGCCTCTGCACAGGGACGCCCGTCGGTTGACTCCAGCCGACGAAAAGGCCGATCATCGATGCCGTCCTGGGACGAGATCGTTTTCGGCGCTCGCACGGACGAGTGA
- a CDS encoding alanine racemase C-terminal domain-containing protein yields MNVDQSEAERAAGTSTPIAFVNMTALVENARLIVEEVGTDLVLDLRANAWGFGADRVASVLRDVGLEASRFTGAPHPGLTERLYGLGDERSASVLSLHGTVLSVKPLLRGEGVSYGFRHRASTDTNVALVTGGYAQGIVRALGNQAYVTVAGARCPIVGRVAMDVSVIDVSHHPVRRGDTVVYLGDSALGETSLRDWCAMTGLNVREIVAGILTRARTEHHS; encoded by the coding sequence GTGAATGTAGACCAGTCGGAAGCCGAGCGCGCCGCTGGAACCTCGACACCAATTGCGTTCGTCAATATGACCGCGCTCGTCGAAAATGCGCGCCTCATCGTTGAGGAAGTCGGCACAGATCTGGTGTTAGATCTTCGCGCAAATGCTTGGGGCTTCGGGGCTGATCGCGTCGCGTCGGTACTTCGCGATGTCGGTCTGGAAGCATCTCGCTTCACGGGCGCCCCGCATCCGGGCTTGACCGAGCGTTTGTACGGACTCGGCGACGAGCGTTCAGCCTCGGTGCTGAGCCTGCACGGCACTGTGTTATCGGTCAAGCCTTTACTACGCGGCGAGGGCGTGTCGTATGGATTTCGACACCGAGCATCAACCGACACAAACGTCGCACTTGTGACTGGCGGGTATGCACAAGGAATAGTGCGTGCATTGGGTAACCAGGCTTACGTCACTGTCGCGGGCGCGCGGTGCCCGATCGTGGGCCGCGTAGCAATGGATGTGAGTGTGATTGACGTAAGCCACCATCCGGTTCGGCGTGGGGACACTGTGGTGTACCTGGGCGACAGTGCATTAGGAGAAACATCGCTGCGCGATTGGTGCGCCATGACGGGGCTGAATGTGCGCGAGATCGTCGCCGGTATTTTGACGCGCGCTCGAACGGAGCATCATTCGTGA
- a CDS encoding DUF3710 domain-containing protein, producing the protein MTDVTPEGIPRKAAPAERDTSGPFDDTEANPVRPYIDLGGIKVLPREGLNLRLEVEEQTKRIVAVGLDYADSTLQVQPFAAPRTSGLWDETREQIKAQVKEQGGRVEEREGPLGAELLAEVPVTVGGDSSQSSKRLARFVGVDGPRWFLRGVIGGAATSDVEAAAKVEDLFRSLVVVRGTTPMPPRDLIPLKMPATPGTV; encoded by the coding sequence ATGACAGATGTGACACCGGAAGGAATTCCGCGCAAGGCGGCGCCCGCCGAACGAGACACCAGCGGGCCATTTGACGACACCGAAGCGAACCCAGTTCGGCCTTATATCGATCTGGGAGGCATCAAAGTGCTACCGCGCGAAGGTTTGAATCTTCGCCTAGAGGTCGAAGAGCAGACGAAGCGCATTGTTGCGGTTGGGCTCGACTACGCGGATTCGACGCTGCAGGTCCAGCCGTTTGCCGCGCCACGCACCAGCGGATTGTGGGATGAGACCCGCGAGCAGATCAAGGCCCAGGTTAAAGAACAGGGCGGCCGCGTAGAAGAACGCGAAGGTCCTCTCGGTGCCGAACTCCTCGCTGAGGTTCCGGTGACTGTTGGAGGCGATTCGTCGCAGTCATCAAAGCGCCTTGCACGATTCGTCGGCGTCGACGGTCCGCGATGGTTTTTACGGGGCGTGATCGGGGGCGCTGCGACGTCGGACGTCGAAGCCGCCGCGAAGGTCGAGGATCTCTTCCGCTCTCTGGTGGTCGTGCGCGGCACGACACCAATGCCGCCGCGCGACCTCATCCCACTCAAAATGCCCGCGACTCCTGGGACGGTATGA
- a CDS encoding DUF7455 domain-containing protein, whose product MTTLTSTAEPTMEYRLTAADRCDSCGAQAYIAAEVNGSELLFCAHHGRKYEEKLRSIATSWHDETSRLTEAV is encoded by the coding sequence ATGACAACGCTCACGAGTACCGCAGAGCCCACGATGGAGTACCGCCTGACCGCCGCCGACCGTTGCGACTCTTGTGGCGCCCAGGCTTATATCGCCGCCGAGGTCAACGGCAGCGAGCTTCTCTTTTGCGCGCACCATGGCCGCAAATATGAAGAGAAGCTTCGGAGCATTGCCACGTCGTGGCACGACGAGACATCGCGTCTTACCGAAGCGGTTTAG
- a CDS encoding DUF3093 domain-containing protein, producing the protein MTIVSTRQPAATYRERLSPSLWMIVAAAICAPMAALVFVPLGAVVALIVGVMVAVVIITGAIALSPVIELRDGFLHVGRAKIDVEYLGEPAVYLGEDARTQRGPGLDSRSWHFIRGGIDGILVVPVDDEDDPVPTWVFSTRTPERVASAIRRAKVTPRTPHR; encoded by the coding sequence ATGACAATCGTCAGCACCCGCCAACCCGCGGCTACCTACCGAGAACGGCTGAGTCCGTCTTTGTGGATGATCGTCGCGGCCGCTATCTGCGCACCGATGGCAGCGCTCGTGTTCGTGCCGCTGGGTGCGGTTGTTGCTCTGATCGTCGGCGTGATGGTCGCCGTTGTCATCATCACCGGTGCGATCGCGCTTTCGCCCGTTATCGAACTTCGCGACGGGTTTCTCCACGTAGGACGGGCGAAAATAGACGTGGAATATCTGGGGGAACCTGCTGTGTACCTGGGCGAAGACGCTCGCACTCAGCGCGGTCCCGGCTTGGATTCGCGGTCTTGGCACTTCATCAGAGGTGGCATTGATGGAATTCTGGTCGTTCCCGTCGATGACGAGGACGACCCCGTTCCGACGTGGGTGTTTTCCACTCGCACGCCGGAACGGGTTGCGTCAGCGATTCGCCGCGCGAAAGTTACGCCGCGCACTCCACACAGATAG
- a CDS encoding alkaline phosphatase family protein — MLESLPAEPANARSLTAVLPEVLASLERAGTWLRPARSAIVFVVDGLGAAQLSARAGHARTLAAAMGKRDTARTVFPSTTAAALTSLLTGTPPGTHGLLGYTVRVPGTDVVANQLKGWGADGLDPYTWQRATPILFEQAASGRLCFVVSRPEFEVSGFTEATMRGATFVGASDLSERVAAATQLAIDHDGALIYLYAPELDSAGHKYGWESGEWEAALEDIDAAVAQLARTVPRGIGVVVTADHGMVDVPSSKHVLLDEDDQLISGIDLIGGEPRMLHLYAHPGEESAIFERWRQSESHRSWVFTREQAVSSGLFGPVDRAVLSRIGDVIVAARSDIAYYDNRLTNKTPQRMIGQHGSLTPAERVVPLIRLGAYA, encoded by the coding sequence ATGTTAGAAAGCCTACCGGCGGAGCCCGCAAACGCCCGGAGCCTCACCGCAGTACTACCCGAAGTACTGGCCTCTCTCGAGCGAGCAGGAACTTGGCTGCGACCTGCGCGTAGCGCGATTGTTTTCGTCGTCGATGGGCTCGGTGCGGCTCAACTTTCTGCCCGTGCTGGCCATGCACGAACCCTGGCGGCTGCCATGGGAAAAAGAGATACCGCACGAACCGTTTTTCCCAGCACGACAGCGGCCGCACTCACAAGCCTTCTTACAGGAACTCCTCCTGGTACCCACGGCCTGCTCGGCTATACGGTACGTGTGCCTGGAACTGACGTTGTAGCGAATCAGCTCAAGGGATGGGGCGCCGACGGCCTCGACCCGTACACCTGGCAACGAGCGACTCCAATCCTTTTTGAGCAAGCCGCTTCGGGGCGCTTGTGCTTCGTTGTGTCTCGGCCAGAATTCGAGGTCAGCGGCTTCACAGAAGCGACAATGCGGGGCGCAACCTTCGTTGGCGCATCCGACCTTTCCGAGCGGGTCGCGGCAGCGACGCAACTCGCGATCGACCATGACGGTGCGCTGATTTACCTTTATGCACCCGAACTCGATAGCGCGGGCCACAAGTACGGATGGGAATCTGGCGAATGGGAGGCCGCACTCGAAGACATCGATGCCGCAGTTGCACAACTCGCTCGGACTGTTCCACGCGGCATCGGTGTCGTTGTAACCGCTGATCACGGGATGGTTGACGTGCCATCGTCGAAGCACGTGCTTCTCGACGAAGACGATCAGCTCATTTCAGGGATCGACCTCATCGGGGGAGAGCCGAGAATGCTGCATCTCTACGCGCATCCAGGTGAAGAATCTGCGATTTTCGAGCGCTGGAGACAGTCCGAATCGCATCGATCTTGGGTCTTCACTCGCGAACAGGCTGTGTCTAGTGGGCTGTTCGGCCCTGTCGATCGCGCTGTACTTTCCCGAATCGGGGACGTCATCGTCGCCGCTCGCTCGGACATCGCGTATTACGACAATCGCCTCACCAATAAGACCCCACAGCGGATGATCGGCCAGCACGGCTCACTGACTCCAGCAGAGCGGGTGGTCCCGCTCATCAGGTTGGGCGCCTACGCGTAA
- a CDS encoding DNA gyrase/topoisomerase IV subunit A, with protein MPSASKAPTDHGRIEDIDVSAEMQGSFLEYAYSVIYSRALPDARDGLKPVQRRILYQMAEMGLRPDRGHVKSARVVGEVMGKLHPHGDSPIYDALVRLAQSWALRVPLVDGHGNFGSLDDGPAAARYTEARLAPAALALTADLDEDVVDFIPNYDGQFQQPEVLPAAFPNLLVNGATGIAVGMATNMAPHNLIEVVGAATYLLEHPEASVEELMEYMPGPDLPSGGIIVGLDGIKDAYTTGRGSFRTRAKTSIESIGPRRTGIIITELPYMVGPERVIEKIKDAVGSKKLTGISDVTDLTDRTRGLQLVIGIKTGFDPQAVLEQLYRYTPIEDSFSINNVALVGGQPRTLGIKEMLRVYLDHRIQVVTRRSLYRLARRKERLHLVEGLLIAILDIDEVIQVIRSSDDAEQARSRLMSVFDLSHPQAEYILELRLRRLTRFSRVELEAERDALRAEIAELEELLGSDARLRAQVARELEAVAEAHGDPRRTVLLNGGPVVSRSSKPKGDLQIADTPCRVYLSATGRMVRAELAEDGDGIVPPTRRMKHDAVRSSVTATTRGDIGAVTSGGRIVRFSPVDLPSVPGNSVQLSAGVRADQYLGLAKHEKILALVPLTEDSPMIALGTAQGTVKRVAATEIGAKQEAELITLKPRDSVVGASLAPDDSELVFVTSDAQLLRFSAAAVRPQGRSAGGMAGIRLSPGATVVEFAVVTADRAETAEVITISTNSSALPGTDIGNTKVSAYGEFPAKGRATGGVRAHRFSRGEDTLALAWVGAGPRAVGTDGAARKLPEGGAKRDGSGQPADGVIGAIGASIS; from the coding sequence ATGCCTTCTGCCTCCAAAGCTCCCACAGATCACGGCCGCATAGAAGACATTGATGTCTCCGCCGAAATGCAAGGCTCATTCCTTGAGTACGCATACTCAGTGATCTATTCACGCGCTCTCCCCGACGCGCGCGACGGCCTGAAGCCGGTCCAGCGCCGGATCCTCTACCAAATGGCTGAAATGGGCCTACGGCCCGACCGTGGGCACGTGAAAAGCGCTCGCGTCGTGGGAGAGGTCATGGGAAAACTCCACCCGCACGGCGATTCGCCGATTTACGACGCGCTCGTGCGCCTCGCGCAGTCATGGGCTCTCCGGGTGCCACTGGTCGATGGACACGGGAACTTCGGCTCGCTCGATGACGGTCCCGCTGCAGCTCGCTACACGGAGGCGCGGCTGGCACCCGCCGCGCTCGCCCTTACCGCGGATCTCGATGAAGACGTCGTAGATTTCATACCCAACTACGACGGTCAATTTCAGCAACCCGAAGTTCTTCCTGCCGCTTTCCCGAATCTTTTGGTGAACGGCGCGACGGGTATCGCCGTGGGCATGGCGACGAATATGGCGCCACACAACCTCATCGAAGTCGTCGGCGCGGCCACATATCTTCTTGAGCATCCCGAGGCATCCGTCGAAGAGCTCATGGAGTACATGCCCGGACCCGATCTTCCTTCGGGCGGCATCATCGTTGGCCTCGACGGAATCAAGGATGCGTACACCACCGGCCGTGGCTCATTCCGCACGCGCGCGAAAACGTCGATCGAATCCATCGGGCCGCGACGAACCGGAATCATCATTACGGAGCTGCCGTACATGGTGGGCCCGGAGCGCGTGATCGAAAAAATCAAGGATGCCGTCGGCAGCAAAAAGCTCACGGGCATCTCCGACGTCACCGACCTCACAGACAGGACGCGCGGACTCCAACTCGTGATTGGGATCAAGACCGGCTTTGATCCGCAAGCGGTTCTTGAGCAGTTGTACCGATACACGCCGATCGAAGACTCGTTCTCGATCAACAATGTGGCGCTAGTTGGGGGCCAGCCGCGTACCCTCGGCATCAAGGAGATGCTGCGCGTCTACCTTGACCACCGCATACAGGTCGTGACGAGGCGCAGTCTCTATCGTCTCGCTCGTCGCAAAGAGCGCCTCCACCTCGTCGAAGGATTGCTGATCGCAATTCTTGACATTGACGAGGTTATCCAGGTCATACGCAGCTCTGATGACGCTGAACAGGCACGTAGTCGCCTGATGAGCGTCTTCGATCTCTCGCATCCGCAAGCTGAGTACATTCTTGAACTGCGTCTGCGTCGCCTCACCCGCTTCTCTCGCGTAGAACTTGAAGCTGAGCGCGACGCGCTGCGCGCAGAAATCGCCGAACTCGAAGAACTTTTGGGGAGCGACGCGCGCTTGCGCGCTCAGGTCGCGCGCGAATTGGAAGCCGTCGCCGAGGCACATGGCGACCCGCGCCGAACTGTGCTGCTCAATGGTGGTCCTGTCGTGTCGCGCTCATCAAAGCCGAAGGGCGATCTGCAGATTGCTGACACGCCCTGCCGTGTTTATCTTTCGGCGACAGGACGGATGGTGCGCGCCGAACTCGCCGAAGATGGTGATGGCATAGTTCCGCCCACGCGGCGGATGAAACACGATGCTGTGCGGTCGTCGGTTACGGCAACAACGCGCGGCGACATTGGCGCGGTGACGTCAGGCGGTCGGATCGTGCGATTCTCCCCCGTTGACTTGCCCTCAGTACCAGGAAACTCGGTTCAGCTGTCTGCGGGAGTTCGCGCGGATCAATATCTTGGCCTCGCCAAGCACGAGAAGATCCTCGCTCTGGTGCCATTGACAGAGGACTCACCCATGATTGCCCTTGGCACGGCGCAGGGAACTGTGAAGCGTGTCGCTGCGACCGAAATCGGAGCGAAGCAAGAAGCCGAACTCATCACACTGAAGCCCCGCGATTCTGTTGTCGGCGCGAGCCTCGCACCGGATGATTCTGAGCTTGTCTTCGTCACGTCGGACGCTCAACTTCTGCGTTTTTCCGCTGCGGCAGTGCGCCCGCAGGGCCGCTCCGCAGGTGGAATGGCGGGAATCCGTCTTTCGCCGGGGGCGACGGTCGTTGAGTTCGCCGTCGTTACCGCGGATCGCGCCGAAACGGCAGAAGTGATAACGATTTCTACGAACTCTTCTGCGCTACCGGGAACCGATATCGGTAATACCAAGGTGAGTGCATACGGCGAATTCCCAGCCAAGGGCCGCGCTACCGGAGGCGTCCGCGCGCATCGCTTCAGCCGCGGCGAGGACACACTCGCACTCGCCTGGGTAGGCGCCGGACCGCGCGCGGTCGGAACCGATGGTGCCGCGCGCAAGCTTCCCGAAGGCGGCGCGAAACGCGACGGATCGGGTCAGCCCGCGGACGGTGTCATCGGCGCGATCGGGGCGAGCATCAGCTAG
- a CDS encoding alanine racemase, translating to MTTHLDVDLGTLAANIASIRRRIDGTELMLVVKDDAYAHGIVSVVSRAFAEGVRWFGAFDIASAARVRHAVGDRARIFVWIAVTREEIEEALSLDLDFGVGDAAMLEDVAAAALDQRARVHLKIDTGLHRNGIRPESWRRTAARAHDLEMAGAIEVVGIWSHIAEASDDEDDEARECFDRAVREARAVGLNPSILHLAASAASWERPEFRYDLARVGAYCYGIRPAGGPSEAELSISPVGSLWADITAVGADVTLGIGSLHGLPSTLAGKCEIQTRDGWRRLTRIGDTESWAESWPSARVGEEVKIYGTDAMSATDLAEKIETIGEEIALRVSPIVPRRYV from the coding sequence GTGACGACACACCTGGACGTTGACCTCGGCACGCTTGCCGCGAATATAGCGAGCATCCGACGTCGGATAGATGGCACCGAGCTCATGCTCGTTGTCAAAGACGACGCCTATGCGCACGGAATCGTTTCCGTTGTCTCTCGGGCATTTGCTGAAGGCGTGCGCTGGTTCGGAGCCTTCGACATCGCTTCTGCGGCACGGGTTCGCCACGCTGTAGGCGATCGCGCACGTATTTTTGTTTGGATCGCAGTCACGCGGGAAGAAATCGAGGAAGCACTCAGTCTCGATCTCGACTTCGGCGTCGGTGACGCTGCGATGCTCGAGGATGTCGCGGCTGCCGCGCTCGATCAACGTGCTCGAGTCCATCTGAAAATCGACACCGGACTGCACCGCAACGGTATCCGCCCAGAGAGCTGGCGACGGACGGCTGCGCGGGCACACGACCTCGAGATGGCGGGCGCTATTGAGGTTGTTGGTATATGGAGTCACATTGCCGAAGCATCGGATGACGAGGATGACGAGGCGCGCGAATGTTTTGACCGCGCTGTCAGGGAGGCGCGAGCAGTCGGGCTGAATCCCTCGATCTTGCATTTGGCCGCAAGCGCCGCATCGTGGGAGCGTCCTGAGTTCCGCTACGATTTGGCTCGAGTCGGAGCATATTGCTACGGCATCCGCCCGGCCGGCGGTCCGTCAGAGGCCGAGCTCTCCATTTCGCCGGTCGGGTCCCTTTGGGCCGATATCACGGCGGTCGGCGCGGACGTTACGTTGGGGATTGGGTCGCTCCACGGACTACCATCGACGCTCGCCGGCAAATGTGAAATTCAGACAAGAGACGGATGGCGGCGTCTCACCCGCATCGGTGACACCGAATCGTGGGCGGAAAGCTGGCCCTCGGCGCGTGTGGGAGAAGAAGTCAAGATCTACGGCACCGACGCCATGTCGGCGACCGATCTTGCAGAGAAAATAGAAACGATCGGCGAGGAGATTGCATTGCGCGTCTCGCCGATCGTTCCTCGAAGGTATGTGTAG
- a CDS encoding DUF4193 domain-containing protein, translated as MATDYDAPRKTEDDSESIEALKERVPDSRSASVDAEDADNPSGFELPGADLSDLELDVVVLPPQEDEFTCMECFLVKHRSQLDHDGGSGPICVECAA; from the coding sequence ATGGCCACCGATTACGACGCACCCCGCAAAACCGAGGACGACAGCGAGTCGATTGAAGCGCTCAAGGAACGAGTTCCTGACAGCCGCTCAGCCTCCGTCGACGCCGAAGACGCTGACAACCCTTCGGGTTTCGAACTGCCGGGAGCAGATCTTTCCGACCTCGAACTCGATGTCGTCGTTCTCCCTCCCCAGGAAGACGAGTTCACCTGTATGGAATGTTTCCTCGTGAAGCACCGCTCGCAGCTCGACCACGATGGCGGCTCCGGCCCTATCTGTGTGGAGTGCGCGGCGTAA